One genomic segment of Phyllopteryx taeniolatus isolate TA_2022b chromosome 12, UOR_Ptae_1.2, whole genome shotgun sequence includes these proteins:
- the cryba2b gene encoding beta-crystallin A2b encodes MNTQQLEQMGQFKITMWEEENFQGKRCEFLLECQNIMERGFNKIRSIKVENGPWVGYEYPEFQGQQFILEKGDYPRYEAWSGNSSYRTEHILSFRPIKCANHSDSKVTLYESEDFQGRKFEMCDDYPSLQAMGWLTKEVPSIKVNSGAWVAYQFPGYRGYQYILERDRHQGEYRNYNEYSTQAHTNQVQSIRRIQH; translated from the exons atgAACACTCAACAGTTGGAGCAGATGGGCCAGTTCAAGATCACCATGTGGGAGGAGGAGAACTTCCAGGGAAAGCGCTGCGAGTTCCTGCTCGAGTGCCAGAACATCATGGAGAGAGGCTTCAACAAAATCCGCTCCATCAAGGTCGAGAACGGACC CTGGGTGGGTTACGAGTACCCCGAGTTCCAGGGGCAGCAGTTTATCCTGGAGAAGGGCGACTACCCTCGCTACGAGGCCTGGAGCGGAAACAGCAGCTACAGAACCGAGCACATTCTTTCCTTCAGACCCATCAAGTGTGCT AACCACAGTGACAGCAAGGTGACTCTGTACGAGAGCGAGGACTTCCAGGGCCGTAAGTTTGAGATGTGCGACGACTACCCGTCTCTACAGGCCATGGGCTGGTTAACCAAAGAGGTGCCTTCTATCAAAGTGAACTCCGGAGC CTGGGTGGCGTACCAGTTCCCCGGTTACCGAGGCTACCAGTACATCCTGGAGCGAGACAGACACCAAGGTGAATACAGAAACTACAACGAGTACAGCACCCAGGCTCACACCAACCAGGTGCAGTCCATCCGGAGGATCCAGCACTAG
- the fev gene encoding protein FEV isoform X1, which yields MRQRAGAGVLHVAYNVHVVSRPAERALFQDPTENLLKDNKGASWGPLNTGAQKGSGQIQLWQFLLELLSDGSNVSCIAWEGTNGEFKLTDPDEVARRWGERKSKPNMNYDKLSRALRYYYDKNIMTKVHGKRYAYKFDFHGLAQVCQPSSCTEQAIYKFQGNFSPCIPFSGISKLNLHVAPAVHGPTGFSYWAGSPSAAALYHHHHHHHHRHNLQPPAGPFATVSPSHIDINNQYN from the exons ATGAGGCAGCGTGCAGGAGCAGGAGTTTTGCATGTGGCCTATAACGTCCATGTTGTCTCACGTCCAGCAGAGCGTGCCCTTTTTCAAG ATCCGACAGAAAATCTCTTGAAAGACAACAAAGGAGCATCCTGGGGTCCATTAAATACGGGAGCCCAAAAAG GCAGCGGTCAGATCCAATTGTGGCAGTTCCTGCTGGAGCTGCTGTCGGACGGCAGCAACGTGTCGTGCATCGCGTGGGAGGGCACCAACGGCGAGTTCAAGCTCACCGACCCGGACGAGGTGGCCCGGCGCTGGGGCGAGCGCAAGAGCAAGCCCAACATGAACTACGACAAGCTCAGCCGGGCGCTGCGCTACTACTACGACAAGAACATCATGACCAAAGTGCACGGCAAGCGCTACGCCTACAAGTTCGACTTCCACGGCCTGGCCCAAGTGTGCCAGCCGTCGTCGTGCACGGAGCAGGCCATCTACAAGTTCCAGGGCAACTTCTCGCCCTGCATCCCCTTCTCGGGCATTTCCAAACTCAACCTGCACGTGGCGCCCGCCGTGCACGGGCCCACGGGCTTCTCCTACTGGGCCGGCTCGCCGTCGGCGGCCGCCctctaccaccaccaccaccaccaccaccaccgccacAACCTGCAGCCCCCCGCCGGACCCTTCGCCACGGTGTCCCCCAGCCACATCGACATCAATAATCAGTACAACTGA
- the fev gene encoding protein FEV isoform X2, giving the protein MRRDCEGKLMFNMYLSDPTENLLKDNKGASWGPLNTGAQKGSGQIQLWQFLLELLSDGSNVSCIAWEGTNGEFKLTDPDEVARRWGERKSKPNMNYDKLSRALRYYYDKNIMTKVHGKRYAYKFDFHGLAQVCQPSSCTEQAIYKFQGNFSPCIPFSGISKLNLHVAPAVHGPTGFSYWAGSPSAAALYHHHHHHHHRHNLQPPAGPFATVSPSHIDINNQYN; this is encoded by the exons ATGAGAAGGGACTGCGAAGGAAAGCTCATGTTCAACATGTATCTCTCAG ATCCGACAGAAAATCTCTTGAAAGACAACAAAGGAGCATCCTGGGGTCCATTAAATACGGGAGCCCAAAAAG GCAGCGGTCAGATCCAATTGTGGCAGTTCCTGCTGGAGCTGCTGTCGGACGGCAGCAACGTGTCGTGCATCGCGTGGGAGGGCACCAACGGCGAGTTCAAGCTCACCGACCCGGACGAGGTGGCCCGGCGCTGGGGCGAGCGCAAGAGCAAGCCCAACATGAACTACGACAAGCTCAGCCGGGCGCTGCGCTACTACTACGACAAGAACATCATGACCAAAGTGCACGGCAAGCGCTACGCCTACAAGTTCGACTTCCACGGCCTGGCCCAAGTGTGCCAGCCGTCGTCGTGCACGGAGCAGGCCATCTACAAGTTCCAGGGCAACTTCTCGCCCTGCATCCCCTTCTCGGGCATTTCCAAACTCAACCTGCACGTGGCGCCCGCCGTGCACGGGCCCACGGGCTTCTCCTACTGGGCCGGCTCGCCGTCGGCGGCCGCCctctaccaccaccaccaccaccaccaccaccgccacAACCTGCAGCCCCCCGCCGGACCCTTCGCCACGGTGTCCCCCAGCCACATCGACATCAATAATCAGTACAACTGA